In Chengkuizengella sediminis, one DNA window encodes the following:
- a CDS encoding chromate transporter yields MQEKHNQKGARLVIDILLSFLKISPITFGGGYAMIPAIEREIVGNRKWLNESEMSDVLSISGSAPGGIGINAATFIGYRLYGIRGSIAAVVGMTLPTFLIIFVLGLFFSYFNDNEKVNAAFKGIQIAIIALVSYAAYKMAKTSIYDKSTFFTLIITLFLLIYLKVPPMIVIVAGGFAGILIMKVKTHLGFIKNVTIDQKSNEQYKYTDYYMGDGI; encoded by the coding sequence ATGCAAGAAAAACACAATCAAAAAGGTGCTAGACTTGTCATAGACATTTTACTTTCTTTTCTAAAAATTAGTCCGATCACTTTTGGCGGTGGTTATGCTATGATCCCAGCGATAGAAAGAGAAATAGTAGGCAACAGAAAATGGTTGAATGAATCAGAAATGAGTGATGTGTTATCCATATCTGGCTCAGCTCCTGGTGGCATAGGGATAAATGCAGCAACCTTTATAGGTTACCGATTATATGGCATCAGAGGGTCGATAGCAGCGGTCGTGGGCATGACTCTCCCAACGTTTTTAATTATATTTGTATTAGGGTTGTTTTTTTCTTATTTTAATGACAATGAAAAGGTAAATGCAGCATTTAAGGGCATTCAAATTGCAATTATAGCCTTGGTATCCTATGCAGCTTATAAAATGGCAAAAACATCAATCTATGATAAAAGCACTTTTTTTACATTAATAATCACTTTATTTTTGCTCATTTATTTAAAAGTTCCTCCGATGATCGTTATTGTTGCAGGAGGATTTGCAGGCATATTGATTATGAAAGTGAAAACTCATCTAGGATTTATTAAAAATGTAACAATCGATCAAAAATCCAATGAACAATACAAATATACAGATTATTACATGGGAGACGGGATTTAA